A genomic window from Oceanobacillus timonensis includes:
- a CDS encoding S66 peptidase family protein: MLSNRLKPGDTIGMIAPAGPVDKQKLEKSFAFFEKMGLKIKLGAHIYEQYGYLAGKDTNRLADFHQMVADRNVKAIIFAKGGYGTGRFVDKIDMELIKKNPKIIWGYSDITCLHTAIRQETGLVTFHGPMPVSDIIKNDFDPVSAQLFKQLFEPTNLIYSESISPLTVYREGEASGKIVGGNLSLLVQTLGTPYEIGTKDKLLFIEDIGEEPYRVDGMMNQLRLAGKLKDAAGIIIGDFAEAEPERQPSLRLEDIWKHYVRNYKKPVIAGFRIGHCFPHFSIPLGVKATLSSRTKTLQLSPGVR; this comes from the coding sequence ATGCTTTCTAACCGTCTGAAGCCTGGAGACACAATTGGAATGATTGCTCCAGCAGGCCCGGTTGATAAACAAAAGCTGGAAAAATCATTTGCTTTTTTTGAAAAGATGGGACTGAAGATAAAACTGGGCGCACATATTTATGAGCAATACGGTTATTTAGCAGGAAAAGATACGAATCGTCTGGCAGATTTTCATCAAATGGTTGCTGACAGGAACGTCAAAGCGATTATTTTTGCAAAAGGCGGCTATGGAACAGGACGCTTCGTGGATAAAATAGATATGGAATTAATCAAAAAGAATCCGAAAATTATTTGGGGATACAGCGATATTACATGTTTACATACAGCTATTCGTCAGGAAACCGGTTTGGTTACATTCCATGGTCCAATGCCGGTATCAGATATTATTAAAAATGATTTTGATCCAGTATCTGCTCAATTGTTTAAGCAATTATTTGAGCCGACAAATTTAATTTATTCCGAAAGTATTTCTCCGCTTACGGTGTATAGAGAAGGAGAAGCGTCCGGAAAAATAGTGGGCGGAAATCTGTCACTCCTTGTACAGACACTTGGAACACCTTATGAAATTGGTACCAAGGATAAATTGCTGTTCATAGAAGATATTGGCGAGGAGCCGTATCGAGTCGACGGGATGATGAATCAGCTGCGTTTAGCCGGAAAACTGAAAGATGCTGCCGGAATCATCATTGGTGATTTTGCAGAAGCGGAACCGGAACGCCAGCCTTCCTTGCGTTTAGAAGATATTTGGAAGCATTATGTCAGAAATTATAAAAAGCCGGTCATTGCAGGATTTCGAATTGGACATTGCTTCCCGCATTTTTCGATTCCTTTAGGCGTGAAAGCAACGTTATCCAGCAGGACGAAAACACTTCAGCTGTCACCGGGAGTCCGATGA
- a CDS encoding dipeptide epimerase yields MKVVDVTLYHSSIPLHTPFKTALRTVTVAESVMVKITCDNGISGWGEAPPTHVITGDSLASIRYAVDTILRPVLIGADLFAYASIFEQIEKVIVRNTSAKAAVDMAIYDCLAQAAKQPLYRFLGGYRSRIENDYTVSVNDIAQMQKDAKVYQANGFRILKVKVGKDTAEKDIERVAAVRKAAGEDVLIRLDANQGWTAKAAVHAITQMEEMGLQIELVEQPVAAHDIKGLKYITDHTATPIMADEAVFSPQDARRVLETGAADMINIKLMKAGGIYQAVKIANLAQNFGVSCMVGSMIETKLGITAAAHFAASHPAVTRFDFDAPLMLSDDILEGGIHYEGNGNQITFPNQPGLGITSVNESYLHVIDKERSG; encoded by the coding sequence ATGAAAGTAGTTGACGTCACACTTTATCATAGTTCCATCCCTTTACACACCCCTTTTAAAACAGCGTTGCGGACGGTGACTGTCGCTGAAAGTGTGATGGTAAAAATAACTTGTGATAATGGTATCAGCGGCTGGGGAGAGGCGCCGCCGACACATGTGATTACAGGAGACAGTCTGGCAAGTATTCGTTATGCAGTGGATACCATCCTCCGCCCTGTTTTAATAGGTGCAGATTTATTTGCCTATGCCAGTATCTTTGAGCAAATAGAGAAAGTGATAGTGCGTAATACGAGTGCTAAAGCTGCCGTGGATATGGCGATATACGATTGTCTGGCACAAGCAGCAAAGCAGCCTTTATATCGATTTTTGGGCGGTTACCGCTCCCGTATAGAAAATGATTATACAGTCAGTGTGAATGATATCGCCCAAATGCAGAAGGATGCTAAGGTATATCAAGCAAACGGATTCCGGATTTTAAAAGTAAAAGTGGGTAAAGACACAGCTGAAAAAGACATAGAACGGGTTGCGGCTGTCAGAAAAGCAGCTGGGGAAGATGTTCTGATCCGGCTGGATGCCAACCAGGGCTGGACAGCGAAAGCAGCTGTGCATGCAATTACACAAATGGAAGAGATGGGACTACAGATTGAATTGGTCGAACAGCCTGTTGCGGCACATGATATCAAAGGTCTCAAGTACATTACGGACCATACAGCGACCCCGATTATGGCCGATGAAGCGGTATTTTCGCCGCAAGATGCCCGACGTGTGTTGGAGACAGGTGCAGCAGATATGATAAATATTAAATTAATGAAGGCCGGTGGAATCTATCAAGCGGTAAAAATCGCCAATCTTGCACAAAACTTTGGGGTTTCTTGCATGGTAGGAAGCATGATAGAGACAAAACTGGGCATTACAGCGGCAGCCCATTTCGCAGCCAGCCATCCTGCCGTGACACGTTTTGATTTTGATGCGCCGCTAATGCTGTCCGACGACATATTAGAAGGCGGCATTCATTATGAAGGAAACGGGAACCAAATCACCTTCCCGAATCAACCCGGCCTCGGAATCACATCGGTCAACGAATCCTATTTGCACGTCATTGATAAGGAAAGGAGCGGATAA